One Urocitellus parryii isolate mUroPar1 chromosome 9, mUroPar1.hap1, whole genome shotgun sequence DNA segment encodes these proteins:
- the Tnni1 gene encoding troponin I, slow skeletal muscle, which translates to MLKSLMLAKAKECWEQEHEEREAEKVRYLAERIPTLQTRGLSLSALQDLCRELHAKVEVVDEERYDIEAKCLHNTREIKDLKLKVLDLRGKFKRPPLRRVRVSADAMLRALLGSKHKVSMDLRANLKSVKKEDTEKERPVEVGDWRKNVEAMSGMEGRKKMFDAAKSPTSQ; encoded by the exons ATGCTGAAG AGCCTGATGCTGGCCAAGGCCAAGGAATGCTGGGAGCAGGAGCACGAGGAGCGAGAGGCTGAGAAGGTGCGTTACCTGGCCGAGCGCATCCCCACGCTGCAGACCCGAGGCCTGTCCCTCAGCGCCCTGCAG GACCTGTGCCGGGAGCTGCACGCCAAGGTGGAGGTGGTGGATGAGGAGCGATATGACATCGAGGCCAAGTGCCTCCACAACACCAGGGAG ATTAAGGACTTGAAGTTGAAGGTGCTGGACCTCCGTGGAAAGTTCAAGCGCCCGCCTCTGCGACGGGTCCGCGTCTCCGCCGATGCTATGCTCCGGGCTCTGCTGGGCTCGAAGCACAAGGTGTCCATGGACTTGCGGGCCAACCTCAAGTCTGTGaagaaggaagacacagagaag GAACGGCCTGTGGAGGTGGGTGACTGGAGGAAGAACGTGGAGGCCATGTCTGGCATGGAAGGCCGGAAGAAGATGTTTGATGCTGCCAAGTCTCCAACCTCCCAGTAG
- the Lad1 gene encoding ladinin-1 has translation MSVTRKDWSALSSLARQRTLEDEEEQERERRRRHRNMNSVTDDEAPKLTQNGDHPAIERLPSVEEAEVPKPPPQDEAGVPKPPPPASKGEVEEIQTILRTRQERRQRRQAVEAAQTPIQERLKAEEGRDSLGPGQAMKQPLVPKKEPEPPPRRRLSREQRGPWAREEEQAAGKKGLPEEALAPEKTSVAEKSPVSEKTAAPGKETCVSQKGSAPEKTSPAEKTAVPRKRGSSEKKPVPENTGVSATSPAPEKTSVSEKTAASEKRSILEKKSILEKASVSEKTPERRLVSEKASIFEKSPVSETKLAPKRAVASELPQASGKSQATTKEQREKALPEETPSSSPDPPKVASRLKPISLQVKIPSKEEEEDDTFSPTQITYSSSLKRSSPRTISFRMSPKKDSSEKALTRSASVRLPATSVKLGEKLERYHTAIQRSASVRSQGSTRTEFFVAPVGVASKRHLFEKELTGQSHAEPASSRKDNLRLPGVVTSKLNLWISKTQESGDQNPQNVRKELVATKRTQWGKKSDSSLDVEVNGGGAGPGAEGYGFMV, from the exons ATGTCTGTCACCAGAAAGGACTGGTCCGCGCTGTCCAG CCTGGCCCGGCAGCGGACTCTCgaagatgaggaggagcaggaacGTGAACGCAGGCGCCGGCATCGCAACATGAATTCTGTCACAGATGACGAGGCTCCCAAACTCACCCAGAATGGGGACCATCCAGCCATTGAGAG GCTGCCCAGTGTGGAAGAAGCCGAGGTGCCCAAGCCACCACCCCAAGATGAAGCCGGGGTGCCCAAGCCACCACCCCCAGCCTCCAAAGGTGAAGTTGAGGAAATCCAAACAATTCTCAGGACTCGGCAGGAGCGGAGGCAGAGGCGGCAGGCAGTGGAGGCTGCACAGACCCCCATCCAGGAGAGGCTAAAGGCTGAGGAGGGAAGGGACAGCCTGGGACCTGGGCAGGCCATGAAGCAGCCCTTAGTGCCCAAGAAGGAACCGGAACCCCCACCCCGCAGAAGACTGAGCCGGGAGCAGCGGGGACCCTGGGCCCGAGAGGAGGAGCAAGCAGCAGGGAAGAAGGGGCTTCCGGAGGAGGCCCTGGCTCCAGAGAAGACCTCAGTCGCTGAGAAATCCCCTGTGTCAGAGAAGACGGCAGCGCCTGGCAAGGAAACCTGTGTCTCGCAGAAGGGGTCAGCCCCAGAGAAGACATCTCCAGCTGAGAAGACAGCAGTGCCCAGGAAGAGAGGCAGCTCAGAGAAGAAGCCTGTTCCAGAAAACACAGGTGTCTCCGCTACGTCTCCGGCCCCCGAGAAAACATCTGTGTCTGAGAAAACAGCAGCATCAGAGAAAAGGTCCATCTTGGAGAAAAAGTCGATTCTAGAAAAAGCAAGTGTCTCTGAGAAGACGCCAGAGAGGAGATTGGTGTCTGAGAAAGCATCCATCTTTGAAAAGTCACCGGTCTCAGAGACGAAGCTGGCCCCAAAGAGGGCAGTGGCCTCAGAGCTACCCCAGGCCTCTGGGAAAAGCCAGGCCACCACCaaggagcagagagaaaaagCCCTCCCTGAGGAGACCCCATCTTCCTCACCAGACCCTCCCAAGGTGGCTTCCCGCCTCAAGCCCATCTCTCTCCAG GTAAAAATCCCCagcaaggaggaagaagaagacgACACATTCTCCCCCACTCAGATCACCTACAGCAGCTCCCTGAAACGCTCCAGCCCCAGGACCATCTCCTTTCGG ATGAGCCCTAAGAAAGACAGCTCAGAAAAAGCCTTAACCCGCAG TGCCAGCGTGAGGCTGCCAGCCACCTCAGTCAAGCTGGGGGAGAAGCTGGAGAGATACCACACAGCCATACAG AGGTCAGCATCGGTCAGGTCTCAAGGCTCCACCCGAACTGAGTTCTTTGTGGCTCCTGTGGGTGTGGCCAGCAAGCGCCACCTCTTTGAGAAGGAACTGACTGGCCAGAGTCATGCAGAACCAGCCTCCAGCCGGAAG GACAACTTGAGATTGCCAGGGGTTGTGACATCCAAGCTCAACTTGTGGATCAGCAAGACTCAGGAGTCTGGAGATCAGAACCCCCAG AATGTACGGAAGGAGCTGGTGGCCACCAAGAGGACTCAGTGGGGAAAGAAATCTGATTCCTCCCTGGATGTTGAGGTGAATGGAGGAGGGGCCGGCCCTGGGGCAGAGGGCTATGGGTTCATG GTGTGA